A stretch of Rubinisphaera margarita DNA encodes these proteins:
- a CDS encoding peptidylprolyl isomerase, producing MPVPFPTHLWIAAFCLTVCLLGPPVEAQAAFQPKVVAMVNGQSITDTDVRQALAMRGILKEGSADTYSTMLDRLVERSLIRQFLRSRGVTAPQSQLESQMKVVDRVLAQEGSADDALAKLQITRKDLEEELELSLAWQRYVRQAVTDEQIRNYFNENRTRLDGTRVTASQIFLELSKEASSADAEQKLQQLTDLRKKIASGELTFSEAARQHSESPSADNGGKLGTFAYTGQMPREIATAAFDTDAGSMGEPFRSKYGVHLLHIDEVIPGQLSLEDARPQIFRHFEDKLWRETVEKLNSGGTVRILGR from the coding sequence ATGCCCGTTCCGTTCCCAACCCATCTTTGGATCGCCGCGTTCTGCCTCACGGTCTGCCTGCTCGGACCGCCCGTTGAGGCTCAAGCCGCCTTCCAGCCAAAAGTCGTGGCGATGGTGAACGGACAGAGCATCACCGACACCGACGTCCGACAGGCGCTGGCGATGCGAGGCATTCTCAAGGAGGGTTCCGCCGACACCTACTCCACGATGCTGGATCGGCTCGTTGAACGCAGTCTGATTCGCCAGTTCCTCCGCTCCCGAGGCGTCACCGCTCCGCAGTCTCAGCTCGAAAGTCAGATGAAAGTGGTCGATCGCGTTCTGGCTCAGGAAGGTTCAGCCGACGACGCCCTCGCGAAACTTCAGATCACGAGAAAGGATCTGGAAGAAGAACTCGAGTTGTCCCTGGCCTGGCAACGTTATGTTCGGCAGGCTGTGACCGATGAGCAGATCCGGAACTACTTCAATGAGAACCGCACCCGACTCGACGGCACCAGGGTCACAGCGAGTCAGATCTTTCTCGAGCTTTCCAAAGAAGCGTCGTCAGCGGACGCGGAGCAGAAGCTTCAACAACTCACCGATCTGCGCAAGAAGATCGCGTCCGGCGAGCTCACTTTTTCCGAAGCCGCCCGCCAGCATTCGGAATCGCCCAGCGCAGACAACGGAGGCAAACTCGGGACGTTCGCCTACACTGGTCAGATGCCGCGGGAAATTGCCACAGCGGCATTCGACACCGACGCGGGTTCCATGGGCGAGCCGTTCCGTAGCAAATACGGCGTCCATTTGCTGCACATCGACGAAGTCATTCCCGGCCAGCTGAGCCTCGAAGACGCCCGCCCGCAGATATTCCGCCACTTCGAAGACAAGCTCTGGCGGGAAACCGTCGAGAAACTCAACTCTGGTGGAACAGTCCGAATCCTCGGAAGATAG